A stretch of the Vitis vinifera cultivar Pinot Noir 40024 chromosome 16, ASM3070453v1 genome encodes the following:
- the LOC104882146 gene encoding uncharacterized protein LOC104882146: MDMSMSQIAKMVQHEPASSFDLFGVSAIEIVEDIQTVLAPELIEDVTVSDDEFEDTFGFIEGTSNFVNPPLSFDILLGFISHSDNVYDFVSIDLKFDIQYVSQKSIKESIVVDHLALLLISKGRPVDDVFLDDEFIPMTSLSGWRMYFDGATNQSGFGIGVLLISPQGDHIPRLVRFAFSNQHPVANNIVEYEACILGLETALELGIRQMEVFSDSNLVLRQIQGDWRTRDVNLRSYHAYLELLVRRFDDLRYTRLPRAQNRFVDALATLASSVDIPTDVIIRPLLIESRWSPTYYCLIGETKVQDDIMTYIDFLDLTHTQRPS, from the exons atggacatgaGTATGAGTCAGATTGCCAAGATGGTTCAACATGAGCCTGCTTCATCATTCGATTTGTTTGGGGTGTCTGCTATCGAGATTGTTGAGGATATCCAGACAGTTCTTGCTCCAGAGCTTATAGAGGATGTTACAGTTAGTGATGATGAGTTTGAGGACACTTTTGGATTTATTGAGGGAACGTCCAACTTTGTGaacccacctctttcatttgacattTTATTGGGATTCATTTCCCACTCAGACAATGTTTATGATTTCGTATCTATAGATTTGA agtttgatattcagtaTGTTTCTCAGAAGTCTATCAAGGAAAGCATTGTCGTCGATCACTTAGCCTTATTACTGATATCTAAGGGTAGACCAGTTGATGATGTTTTCCTAGATGACGAGTTCATTCCTATGACTAGCTTAtcaggttggcgcatgtactttgatggtgcaacCAACCAATCAGGGTTTGGGATAGGcgttttgttgatatccccCCAAGGTGATCATATTCCGAGGTTAGTTCGCTTTGCGTTTTCAAATCAACATCCCGTCGCGAACAACATAGTTGAGTATGAAGCTTGTATCCTTGGTCTAGAGACTGCATTGGAGCTTggcattagacagatggaggtattCAGTGACTCTAATttggtactcagacagattcaaGGTGATTGGAGAACCAGGGACGTAAATCTTAGATCGTATCATGCTTATTTAGAGTTACTGGttaggagatttgatgatttaagATACACTCGTCTACCTAGAGCACAAAACCGGTTTGTTGATGCCTTAGCTACCTTAGCTTCTTCCGTGGACATTCCGACCGATGTGATTATACGTCCATTGTTGATTGAGTCGAGGTGGTCACCCACTTACTATTGTCTTATTGGAGAGACAAAAGTCCAAGATGATATCATGACATATATCGATTTCTTAGATCTAACACATACCCAGAGGCCGTCATAG